GAAAGGCGATTTGCAGTTCACGTTTAATCACACGCCACAGCATCAGATCGCCCCCGCACTGGTCAGCTGGATTTTGCGTACCGCCTGATAAGCGGCCGGAAGATCCTGGTGAGTAGTGACAATCACCGCCCCGCCCTGCTGCGCATGCCGGATAAACAGGGCCATTAATTTTTCCACGCCGGATTTATCGATAGCGGTTAACGGTTCATCGAGGATCCACAGCGTCGCGCGGCTCAGCCATAAGCGCGCCAGGGCAACCCGTCGCTGCTGTCCGGCGGATAGCTGGGCCACCGCCACATCCTCAAAGCCGACCAGATCGACGGCTTCCAGCGCGGCAAACAGTTGCTGCTCAGTGCATTGCGGATGGTAAAAGGCCAGATTTTCCAGCGGCGTCAATACCGCTTTTACTCCGGGCTGATGGCCAAGATAGAGTAACTCTGCATGCCACTGTTCGCGCTGATAACGAATATCCTGCTGACGCCACAGTACATTGCCGCTTTCGGCCTGACTCAGGCCCGCTAACAGACGTAATAAAGAAGTTTTGCCAGCGCCATTTGGCCCTTCAATCTGCACAATATCGCCAGCTGAAACGATAAAGTTCAGCTCGCTGAACAGAAATCGCTCATCACGCAGGCATGTCAGATTTTTTGCTTCCAGCATCGGGGAGAGAGTCACACTAACAATGAAGATCAGAATAGTAACATAAGCAATGGTTAGTTAGCAGCCTCAGCATCCATCTCCATAAGCATTGCAGGGCCATTTAATGCTTAATTATGCCGTTTTTGCTGAAAAAATCGCCAAAGTTAAAGCTTTGTTACCTTTCTTATAGTTTGACGTTACATTTCTTCAGCCCGGTAAAAAACCGCTACGCTTAACACAGACTATTTCAGGTTATTTCCGGGGAAAATCATGGCGGCAGATAAAAACAACGATCAGGAAGTTGAAAGTGAAGAGCACGAACAGGGAAAAGAGATCGAGGTAGATGAAGAGGCACTGCCCTCCGCAGCGGCGGCGGTGCATGAGCAGATTCGACAGGACGGGGAAAAAGAGCTGGAACGCGACAGCATGGCGCTGTTGTGGTCAGCGATTGCCGCCGGATTATCGATGGGCGCGTCGCTGATGGCGAAAGGTATTTTTCAGGTACATCTTGCCGGTGTGCCGGGCGGTTTTCTGCTGGAGAATCTCGGCTACACCTTTGGCTTTGTTATTGTGATTATGGCGCGTCAGCAGCTCTTTACCGAAAATACCGTTACGGCGGTATTGCCGATTATGCATAAACCGACCGGCAGTAACTTTCTGCTGCTGTTCCGGCTATGGGGCATTGTGCTGGCAGGCAATCTGGTGGGCACCGGCCTCGGCGCGCTGGCCTTTAATCATATGCCCATCTTTGATGAAGCCACGCGTGCCGCCTTTACTCATATCAGTGAAAAAGTGATGGAAAACAGTCCGGGGGAGATGTTTGCCAATGCGGTAATTTCCGGCTGGATTATCGCCACTATGGTGTGGATGTTTCCCTCCGCCGGTTCGGCGAAAATTATCGTGATTATTATGATGACCTGGCTGGTGGCGTTGGGAGATTTAGCGCATATCGTGGTGGGATCGGTGGAGGTGCTGTATCTGGTGTTTAGCGGCGCCATCAGCTGGCATCAATTCTTCTGGCCGTTTGCGCTGCCGACGCTGGCGGGTAATATCATTGGCGGCACCTTTATCTTCGCCCTGATTAGTCATGCGCAGATCCGCAATGAAATTAGCCTGAAAGCGAAGGCAGAGGCGGCCGCGAAGAAGAAACAGGCCGCTGGTAACGAGAAGAACGCGGAAAATAGTCAGTCGTAATTGCTGACAGAATGAGCAAACAGGCGGGTAAGTGGTTAATCTGCGTGTAAAAACGCGCTATACTCCCCCGCCTTGGTCCCCTTAGTTAAATGGATATAACGAGCCCCTCCTAAGGGCTAGTTGCAGGTTCGATTCCTGCAGGGGACACCATGTTCGAGTAACCGCGCATTGCCCACCGTCACCAAAACCCTCTTAACTGAAGCACTCATGCGAAATCATTGTTACCCGAGATTGCCCGGAAGTAAGCCTAACGAAGACTCGCACTAAACAGTCTCAGGACAGAATGAAACTCCTGATTGAGCTGCGTAAAGCTCATTCATCACACTTCAAAATATATATACAGTATTATTAATTAATATGATCGTTTAAATGGCTTGTTGCGGCAGGTCGGTAGGAGATTGAATGGCAGGAATATTTATTTGATGGAAGTGCCCGGCGTTACCGGGCTATGAATTATGCGGCTGGAGAGGCAGGCCATGCAGGAGGGTTTTCAGCAGAAACTATAGATGTGTTAACAGCAGACAGGGCGTCACTATAATCCAGCCAGGCGTTAAGTGATTTGGTTTCTGCGTCAGTTAACTTCCTGTCCATCAATAACTTAGTCTGCCATACAGCAATCGAATTGGCTACGTTGTCCAGTTGATACTTTTTATCTGCCTCAGCACGGGCAATCATTTCTTCATCAGAGTTTCAACAACGGGAGGGGGTGAAAAAACACCTTCATTAAAAGTGTCTCCAATCTGACATAGCTGATTTCCACAAAAAATAGCCTCGAATCCATCACCGGGGAACCATTCAGGCTGCGCATCTTTATCCCACAAGACGGTATTAACTACATTATTTTCGCTGTTAATTACTGCAAAAGCTTCTACTGACATTATGCATACTCCTCTATAATAACCACTCCCGCAGTCCCAGCTACGCCTGAGTTTGCAGCCAGGCCTGGGCCAATAGAAATTCCGCTGGCACCTGAACCATAACCTGTA
This is a stretch of genomic DNA from Winslowiella toletana. It encodes these proteins:
- a CDS encoding formate/nitrite transporter family protein is translated as MAADKNNDQEVESEEHEQGKEIEVDEEALPSAAAAVHEQIRQDGEKELERDSMALLWSAIAAGLSMGASLMAKGIFQVHLAGVPGGFLLENLGYTFGFVIVIMARQQLFTENTVTAVLPIMHKPTGSNFLLLFRLWGIVLAGNLVGTGLGALAFNHMPIFDEATRAAFTHISEKVMENSPGEMFANAVISGWIIATMVWMFPSAGSAKIIVIIMMTWLVALGDLAHIVVGSVEVLYLVFSGAISWHQFFWPFALPTLAGNIIGGTFIFALISHAQIRNEISLKAKAEAAAKKKQAAGNEKNAENSQS
- the ccmA gene encoding cytochrome c biogenesis heme-transporting ATPase CcmA, whose protein sequence is MLEAKNLTCLRDERFLFSELNFIVSAGDIVQIEGPNGAGKTSLLRLLAGLSQAESGNVLWRQQDIRYQREQWHAELLYLGHQPGVKAVLTPLENLAFYHPQCTEQQLFAALEAVDLVGFEDVAVAQLSAGQQRRVALARLWLSRATLWILDEPLTAIDKSGVEKLMALFIRHAQQGGAVIVTTHQDLPAAYQAVRKIQLTSAGAI
- a CDS encoding tail fiber assembly protein, translated to MIARAEADKKYQLDNVANSIAVWQTKLLMDRKLTDAETKSLNAWLDYSDALSAVNTSIVSAENPPAWPASPAA